GACGACTTCGCCACCGCCACCATCGCCGAGTACGAGGCCAGCGTCGGCCCCGTCCCCGCCTTCGACAACCACCTCAGCCTGTTCAGCCAAGAAATCCCACTGGAGTTCCCCGAACCCTTGGCTCCCCCTCCCGCTTCTTCGTCTTCGGCGTCGGTTCGGCTTCTCACCACGAGTGAGTTCTCGCTCCTTGCACCAGCATTCATGGTCACTATGCCTTCTGCCGGTTCCTTGCGATTGCAAACTAACTAGTCTACAACCATTTCAGAGTTTCAGAGTAGTATGCCTAGAACAGGCCAGACTGTATGTCTGCCCAGTTTCAACTCGAAAGATGAAGTAATGATGTAGGCATAATGGGAGATATATCTCCTTGGTACTCTTCTATGTACTGTATCTGATTGTAGTAACCAAATAACGGTTGAGATTTTGTATAGTTCCTAGATAGATTAATCACAGGCCAGTAGAAATGTGCTAGTACGGTAGTACCTTTGATTTATTCCACAGCCAGTAGAGCTGTAGAGGTGTGGTTGTAGCTCTATTACCTTGGCTCCCCCTCCTGCTTCTTCGGCTTCGGCTTCTCACCACGAGTGAGTTCTCGCTCCTTGCACCAGCATTCATGGTCACTATGCCTTCTGCCGGTTCCTTGCGATTGCAAAGTCTACGACCATTTCAGAAATTCAGAGTAGTATGCCTAGAACAGGCCTGTATGTTTGCCCAGTTTCAACTCAACAGATGAAGTAATGTTGTAGGCATAATGGGAGATTTTATCTCCTTGGAACTCTTCTGTGTATCCGATTGTAGTAATCAATTAACGGTTGAGATTTTTTATAGTACCTAGATAGATTAATCACAGGCCAGTAGAAAATATGCTAGTACGGTAGTACCTTGATTTATTCCACAGCCAGTAGAGCTGTAGAGGTGTGGTTGTAGCTCTACTACCATGGGCTAGTAGTAAACTGATCATCTATTCAGGGTCAAACCAATCTATAATTTGTTCCTGGCTGCCCTCAAGATCTGCAAAGGGTCTTCACCAATACACCCCCCTCTGGTTTTGTCTTAGTAGCGAAACGATGTGACTGCCTAGATCTAGTAAGTTACTACTTGTTTCTTGATCTGCTTGAGTTAATATCAGATTCACCGTCGATTTGTTTCCTGAATGGCCTTTCATCCCAAACCAAAGTACCAAACTGTAGATTAAAGTGTTAGGTGTGGCGTGGCTTGGGCTGtggacaatgccttcagacttgcccGTCCCAGCTCCAATTATGTCTTGTTCTATCTGCCTCGGAGCCTGGCATTCACTATTTCACTGCACACTTGATTATTGAAACTAGAAATGAATTGCTTTAGGGTTATAGATATCTTCACGTGTTCTGTTTGGTTGGAGACACCAAGAACTGGAGAACTTTGTGAAAACAGTAAGATCAATCACAAACGGTGAGTAGGATAACAGGATGCAGTTACTGATTTAGCAGCCCTACTGAATAGATGTAGGTGCTATTCCATAGTATAACACCAGTAACTTGTGCGTAGAAAACAAATATGCCTTTTTGAACTGACATTTTGATTGCTTTTGTTCTATTTATATATTAGCTACATAATGTTTgtgcatatatataggtgggagtggGAGCCCAGCTGTGGCTTCTGGTTCACCCCCCATGGAAGCACGTTTAGCCACTTTCAACTCAAAAAGATGAAGTAGGGATGTAGGCAGAATGGGAGATTCTATCTCCTTGGGACTCTTCTATGTGTCCGATTGTAGTAGGCAATTAACAGTTGAGATTTGGTATAGTACCTACATAGTGGTTGTAGTTCTATTAGCATGGCTAGTAGTAAATTGTTCAGGGGCACAAAAGTAGCCGCTCGGTAAAGTATTCAGGGTCAAACCAGTTAATCTATAATTTGTTCCTCGCTGCTCTCAAGATCAATTGTTCAGGGGCACAAAAGTAGCCGCTCGGTAAAGTATTCAGGGTCAAACCAGTTAATCTATAATTTGTTCCTCGCTGCTCTCAAGATCTGCAAAGGATCTTCACCAATTATTATTCTGTTTCACCGAACGTTTACCGTTGCATTGCTACACACTGTTTAGAGCCCCTCCAGTTTTGTCTTAGCAGCAAAACAATGTGACCGTCTAGATGGAGTAAGTTAGTACCTGAATTTTGATCTGCTTCAGTTAATGTCAGGCTCACCATTGATTTGTTTCGTGAATGGTCTTTCATCCCAAACCCATGTACCAAACTCTAGATTAAAGTGTTAGGTGTGGCGCGGCTTCAGCTTGTGGACAATGCCGTCAGACTTCTCCATCCTAGCTGCAGTTATGTCTTGTTCTGTCTGCCTCTCAGAGCCTGGCATTCACTATTTCACTACACACTTGATTTTTAAAACTAGAAATGAATTCCTGTGGGGTTATAGATATCTTCACGCGTTCCATTTGTTTGGGGACACGAAGAAGTGGAGAACATCCCGAAAATGGTGAGATCAATCACAAACAGTGAGTAGGATAACAGGATAAGTACACTTGGAAAAAAGAGAGGCAGTTCCTGATTTAGCAGCCGTACTAAATAGATGTAGGTGGTATACCATAGTATAACACCATTATACGATAGTTGTATTTATCTATTAGCTACATATAATGTTTGTGCATATATGTAGGTGGGAGCCCAGATGTGGCTTCTGGTCCGAGCCCCCGTGGAAGCGAGTTTAGCCACTTCGGTTAAAATTCGGCGGGTTCGGCTTGGGGTCTCCTGTAACTCCTTAGAGCATGTTCAATGCTGGAATCTTCAAGAGGCGCTTAGAAAGAGAAAAAATAAATATCAGAAAACAAAAAAGACCTAAGCGCCCTACCCGGTCAATGCTAAGCGCTAACTTCCAAGGCTAATTACAACCACAGACGCCTTGCGGAGCGAAGAAAAGAGGCCTAGCGTCCGGTGCAAATCTTTGCACGATGCCACACTTGAAGCTGGGATTCGATGGGGTAACTGCTCATCGGCCGGGAAATCGATTGGAAATTCATCCTGGCGCCCTTCTAAGCATCCAGCGTTGGAGATGCCTTTAATATAATTCCGCGGGGTACCTCCCCTATTGGACTATTTTTTTTAAATGTCTGTGCACATATTCAGTTGTGTTGTTGACTATCATGTAGGCCTGCTGTGGACAATGGAGGGGATGTTGCATGCTAAGAGATGATCACCTGGAGCACCCTATCCCTTTCATTTCTTCGACCCCGTCATCCAAGTCAGCTATCATGGTTCTAGGGGCTTTGTACCTATTTTAAGCACGTCTGCAGTTTGACTGGCGGTGATTTTAAACTTGGAGCTGTAAGATTGTCGGTACGGGTGTAGCTATGAACATATCTGATGTATGCGAACGTGTTGATTCTAAAGTGTGATTCATGCTTGCATTGCTCTGTCCCTCGGTGAATTACGAATGCTATCATCACATCGTTTCTATTACTGGTGCATCTGTTGGTGGATCATGGCTGTTGACGTGTTGAGAATTGGTCGAATGTCAGTTCATATGGATGATTAATTTAAGCTGTCCATGGTTTCacctatttcagttctgttttagCAACACAGTCTCAATTGTTGGACTCTTTTTCTTTgaaaagacaagaaaacaaaaaatCATGCAATATGCGTGGGGATTGAAAAGTGATCATAAGGTAGAGCTATTCAAAGAGGTAGAGCTTCCAATAATAAGTACGAAAAAATGCAAGTCCTCACAACCAACCAAAGCTGAGAGATGCTAGCAATCTTCCAGTCATCCGATCCCAAGTTCCCTCCCTGATCAGATGTGAAGCAACACATTTCCTTTTGACTAAACCGTTGGGATCAGGAGATGAGGCATGCACATGGTCTGGTTCTTCTGAGCTTAGCGGTCGTTTGTCAAGTACTGTATGTTTTAAGAACGAATGTACTCCTAGTAACTAGTTTTGGCTTAACTGGGTCGACAATGAAGAGATGAGGCATAAACACAGCAACAAAAAGGGCGCAAACAGGCTCAgctagtagtagcagcagcaaggGCAAGGCAACAACATAAGCCACCACTACATCCAATCCAAGGAAAACACAGCACCTGCTATCCGTTTGGTTCTACAGTGATGGGATTATATAGCACTTGCTGTACTTTGGTTCTAAATAAGGTGGTGGGATATACAAGTTCTTCCCCAATGCCGGTAAATGTTTCGCGACAGGGAAAACCGCACCGCCTAGGGGGCTACAGGAGCTCACTTCTTGCCCCGGCCCTTGGACTTCTTGGATTTCTTCTTGCTCTTTTGCTTCTGTGCCGCCTTTTTTGAGGTCGAGGCCCCAGCTTCTCCCGTGTCAGGTTCGTCGTCATCTGAGCATCCGTCGGCATCAGCCTGAGGCTGGACAGCAGCATCACTGCTCCAGTCATTCATGCT
This region of Triticum aestivum cultivar Chinese Spring chromosome 2D, IWGSC CS RefSeq v2.1, whole genome shotgun sequence genomic DNA includes:
- the LOC123054437 gene encoding uncharacterized protein isoform X1; protein product: MLGEYCADLSDMHKARHYYRVTSLSEEEKLYLHQIDDFATATIAEYEASVGPVPAFDNHLSLFSQEIPLEFPEPLAPPPASSSSASVRLRLRLLTTSLLWTMEGMLHAKR
- the LOC123054437 gene encoding uncharacterized protein isoform X3 — encoded protein: MLGEYCADLSDMHKARHYYRVTSLSEEEKLYLHQIDDFATATIAEYEASVGPVPAFDNHLSLFSQEIPLEFPEPLAPPPASSSSASVRLLTTSLLWTMEGMLHAKR
- the LOC123054437 gene encoding uncharacterized protein isoform X2 → MLGEYCADLSDMHKARHYYRVTSLSEEEKLYLHQIDDFATATIAEYEASVGPVPAFDNHLSLFSQEIPLEFPEPLAPPPASSSSASASASASHHEPAVDNGGDVAC